In a genomic window of Pseudomonas oryzihabitans:
- a CDS encoding MarR family winged helix-turn-helix transcriptional regulator: MSTAAAIAEALLDLKRQMRQQLDETLKASGLSFARYKVLMVLERLGPCRPGEVAEQLRHAPRTLTDAFDALERDGLVRREPHPQDRRALLVHLTEQGRQALEQAQVPRQQALEAVFAPLEPAEQRQLLAYLERVRTPR; this comes from the coding sequence ATGTCAACCGCCGCCGCCATTGCCGAGGCCCTGCTGGATCTCAAACGGCAGATGCGCCAACAACTGGATGAGACGCTCAAGGCGTCGGGTCTGTCCTTTGCCCGCTACAAGGTGCTGATGGTGTTGGAGCGCCTCGGTCCCTGCCGCCCCGGCGAGGTGGCCGAGCAACTGCGGCATGCGCCGCGCACCCTGACCGATGCCTTCGACGCCCTGGAGCGTGATGGCCTGGTCCGCCGCGAGCCCCACCCCCAGGACCGGCGTGCCCTGTTGGTGCATCTCACCGAGCAGGGTCGCCAGGCCTTGGAACAAGCCCAGGTGCCGCGTCAGCAGGCGCTGGAAGCGGTCTTCGCGCCGCTGGAGCCGGCCGAGCAGCGGCAGTTGCTGGCTTATCTCGAGCGGGTCCGGACGCCTCGTTGA
- a CDS encoding MFS transporter has protein sequence MSTAAPLADGLPLPRRQRAIAALLLAISMTVLDSGIANLALPTIAQALDVSAAAAVWIVSAYQLSLVALLFPLAAVAERQGLRPVFAAGVGIFGLASLGCALAPGLPSLVAARALQGVGAAAIMCVSAGIVRLSYPRDRLGRGIAINALCVALGSAAAPSLGAAILTLGSWPWLFAVNVPIALVIGLLVRNLPDSPRAQRRLDPLSVLLNALVFCAGIGGLERLGGAPLQGMALLLLAAASLVLLIRRERGLPAPLLPVDLLGLPAMRHSVLASVCSFAAQMLCFLALPFYLQHQLGLVPLHVALLMLAWPLTVAVSAQVAGRLADRYPPQRLCMLGGLGIALGLAAAAGMPLARSTLLLIPCLVLGGIGFGFFQVPNNRIMLTAAPAGRNGATGGVQATARQTGMALGAAALALLLHLDGSLAPRLGLALAAALGLVAAWSNWRAPR, from the coding sequence TTGAGTACTGCCGCCCCCCTCGCCGACGGGCTGCCGCTCCCCCGCCGCCAGCGGGCCATCGCCGCCCTGCTGCTGGCCATCAGCATGACGGTGCTGGACAGCGGCATCGCCAACCTGGCCCTGCCCACCATCGCCCAGGCGCTGGACGTCTCGGCGGCGGCGGCGGTCTGGATCGTCAGTGCCTATCAGCTGAGCCTGGTCGCCTTGCTGTTTCCCCTGGCGGCGGTGGCCGAGCGCCAGGGTTTGCGCCCGGTATTCGCCGCCGGCGTCGGCATCTTCGGCCTGGCTTCCCTGGGCTGCGCCCTGGCGCCGGGCCTCCCCAGTCTGGTAGCCGCCCGCGCGCTCCAGGGCGTGGGCGCCGCCGCCATCATGTGCGTCAGCGCCGGTATCGTCCGGCTGTCCTACCCGCGGGATCGGCTGGGGCGCGGTATCGCCATCAATGCCCTGTGCGTCGCCCTGGGTTCGGCCGCCGCGCCCAGCCTGGGAGCGGCGATCTTGACCCTGGGTAGCTGGCCCTGGCTGTTCGCGGTCAATGTGCCCATCGCGTTAGTGATCGGCCTGCTGGTACGCAATCTGCCCGACAGCCCTCGCGCGCAACGCCGGCTCGATCCGCTCAGCGTGCTGCTCAACGCCCTGGTGTTCTGCGCCGGCATCGGCGGTCTCGAACGCCTGGGCGGTGCGCCCCTGCAGGGTATGGCACTGCTGCTGTTGGCAGCCGCCAGCCTGGTATTGCTGATCCGCCGCGAGCGCGGACTGCCGGCACCCCTGCTGCCGGTCGATCTGCTGGGCCTGCCGGCCATGCGTCACTCGGTGCTGGCCTCGGTCTGCTCCTTCGCGGCGCAGATGCTGTGTTTTCTCGCCCTGCCCTTCTACCTGCAGCATCAGCTCGGGCTGGTGCCCCTGCACGTTGCCCTGTTGATGCTGGCCTGGCCACTCACCGTGGCGGTGTCGGCCCAGGTGGCCGGGCGTCTGGCCGATCGCTATCCGCCGCAGCGCCTGTGCATGCTGGGCGGCTTGGGCATCGCCCTGGGGCTGGCCGCCGCTGCCGGCATGCCGCTGGCGCGCTCGACCCTGCTGCTGATTCCCTGTCTGGTGCTCGGCGGGATCGGCTTCGGCTTCTTCCAGGTGCCCAACAACAGGATCATGCTCACCGCCGCCCCCGCGGGGCGCAATGGCGCCACCGGTGGCGTCCAGGCCACCGCCCGCCAGACCGGTATGGCGCTGGGCGCTGCGGCCCTGGCCCTGCTGCTGCATCTGGATGGGAGCCTGGCGCCGCGGCTGGGTCTAGCCCTGGCGGCGGCGCTGGGGTTGGTCGCGGCCTGGTCCAACTGGCGGGCACCGCGTTAG
- a CDS encoding aminopeptidase, with the protein MIGLGGCTSVGYYGQMVQGQFALIRDREPIATVVADPARPAVLRQRLAAAAAARRFASAELALPDNASYRSFVELKRPFVLWNVFATDEFSTRPTTHCFPIAGCVAYRGYYREAAARAAAQELQRQGQDTYVGGVPAYSTLGWFSDPLLSSMLRWDDDQVAATIFHELAHQRFYLPGDTAFNESYATFVEGEGLRQWRASRGLPPPDPGREARYQQFRALLLTTREDLARLYAQPLTPTAMRAAKARRFAQLRADYQRLRATPAWREERRFDGWMQQPLNNARLVPYGLYEQWVPAFAALYRQHPGNWPAFFHRVQLLGERPAAERERTLQALLAADRNAQP; encoded by the coding sequence ATGATCGGGCTGGGCGGTTGTACCTCGGTCGGGTACTACGGCCAGATGGTACAGGGCCAATTCGCGCTGATCCGTGATCGCGAGCCCATTGCGACAGTCGTCGCTGATCCGGCGCGCCCCGCCGTCCTGCGCCAGCGTCTCGCCGCCGCGGCGGCCGCGCGGCGTTTCGCCAGTGCCGAATTGGCCCTGCCGGACAATGCCAGTTATCGCAGTTTCGTCGAACTCAAGCGGCCCTTCGTGCTGTGGAACGTCTTCGCCACCGACGAATTCTCCACCCGGCCCACCACCCACTGCTTTCCCATCGCCGGTTGCGTGGCCTATCGCGGCTACTACCGGGAAGCCGCGGCGCGGGCGGCGGCCCAAGAGCTGCAACGCCAGGGGCAGGACACCTACGTCGGCGGCGTACCGGCCTATTCGACGCTGGGCTGGTTCAGCGATCCGCTGCTCAGCAGCATGCTGCGCTGGGACGACGACCAGGTGGCGGCCACCATCTTCCACGAGCTGGCTCACCAGCGCTTCTATCTACCCGGCGATACGGCATTCAACGAATCCTACGCCACCTTCGTCGAGGGCGAGGGCCTGCGGCAATGGCGCGCCAGTCGCGGCCTGCCACCGCCGGACCCGGGGCGCGAGGCGCGTTACCAGCAGTTCCGCGCTCTGTTGCTCACCACCCGCGAGGATCTGGCGCGGCTCTATGCCCAGCCGCTAACCCCAACGGCCATGCGCGCGGCCAAGGCCAGGCGTTTCGCGCAACTGCGTGCCGATTACCAACGGCTGCGCGCCACGCCGGCCTGGCGGGAAGAGCGGCGCTTCGACGGCTGGATGCAGCAGCCGCTCAACAACGCGCGGCTGGTGCCTTACGGCCTGTACGAGCAATGGGTACCGGCCTTCGCCGCTCTCTATCGACAGCACCCAGGCAACTGGCCGGCGTTCTTCCATCGGGTCCAACTACTGGGCGAGCGTCCCGCCGCGGAACGCGAACGGACGCTCCAGGCGCTGCTCGCGGCAGACCGCAACGCTCAGCCCTAA
- a CDS encoding siderophore-interacting protein, giving the protein MATSFHSPEGDANARHVFNRVRFELKRRWATVVRREELGGDLLRLTFGGSDLADFQSAAFDEHVKLFVPADTTPIRAASPEQLVGRHYTPRHYDAARGELAIDFYLHEAGVLTTWARQAQPGAELIIGGPKGALVPPEDFDWYLLAGDETALPAIARRLEQLAAGVRVLVIAEIARPGLEITLPTAADADIRWVHRDRQPDALLQALQALELPAGEGYAWVAGEASQARAARQALLTKGLPRDWVKAAGYWKLGESDQHVKLDD; this is encoded by the coding sequence ATGGCTACATCTTTTCACAGCCCTGAGGGCGATGCCAATGCCCGTCATGTATTCAACCGTGTGCGCTTCGAGCTCAAGCGGCGCTGGGCGACCGTCGTTCGCCGCGAAGAACTGGGTGGCGACCTCTTGCGCCTGACCTTCGGCGGCAGCGATCTGGCCGACTTCCAGAGCGCGGCCTTCGACGAGCACGTCAAGCTGTTCGTCCCCGCCGACACCACGCCCATCCGCGCCGCCAGCCCCGAACAACTGGTGGGCCGGCACTACACCCCGCGCCACTACGACGCCGCCCGTGGCGAATTGGCCATCGACTTCTACCTGCATGAAGCCGGGGTGCTGACCACCTGGGCGCGTCAGGCGCAACCCGGGGCCGAATTGATCATCGGCGGCCCCAAGGGCGCTCTCGTCCCGCCGGAGGATTTCGACTGGTATCTGCTGGCCGGCGACGAGACCGCCCTGCCGGCCATCGCCCGGCGCCTCGAGCAACTGGCCGCCGGCGTGCGCGTCCTGGTGATCGCCGAAATCGCCCGTCCAGGACTGGAGATCACCCTGCCGACAGCGGCAGACGCCGACATCCGCTGGGTCCATCGCGACAGGCAGCCCGATGCCCTGCTGCAGGCGCTGCAAGCCCTGGAGCTGCCCGCTGGCGAAGGCTATGCCTGGGTAGCCGGCGAGGCGAGCCAAGCGCGCGCCGCGCGCCAGGCGCTCCTGACCAAGGGTCTGCCACGGGACTGGGTCAAGGCCGCCGGCTATTGGAAGCTCGGTGAAAGCGATCAGCACGTGAAGCTCGACGATTGA
- a CDS encoding OsmC family protein: MKKYASAVWQGGLKDGKGHITTESGALKDNAYGFNTRFEGTPGTNPEELIGAAHAGCFSMAFSMLLGQQGLTPERIETKADVTLDKVGEGFEITTIDLTMKAKIPGATQEQFTTIANQAKEGCPVSKVLKGAKINLNATLEG, translated from the coding sequence ATGAAGAAATATGCTTCCGCGGTCTGGCAAGGCGGTCTGAAAGACGGCAAGGGCCACATCACCACCGAGAGCGGCGCGCTCAAGGATAATGCCTACGGCTTCAACACCCGCTTCGAAGGCACTCCGGGTACCAACCCCGAGGAACTGATCGGCGCCGCCCATGCCGGCTGCTTCTCCATGGCCTTCTCCATGCTGCTGGGTCAACAGGGTCTCACGCCTGAGCGCATCGAGACCAAGGCCGACGTCACCCTGGACAAGGTCGGCGAGGGTTTCGAGATCACCACCATCGACCTGACCATGAAGGCCAAGATTCCCGGTGCCACCCAGGAGCAGTTCACCACCATCGCCAATCAGGCGAAGGAAGGCTGCCCGGTATCCAAGGTACTCAAGGGTGCCAAGATCAACCTGAACGCCACGCTGGAAGGCTAA